ACTGAAATCATGCTAGAAAAGAActttcaaaacattttgaaaaacagaaaccaaGGGCTCAATGATTTCAAGGTCAGCATTCATGGCCAGACCAAGATCCAAAGGGACCTTCCAAGATGCCTTCCCTGATGGTAATTGTTGACAGAGTGCCATAGACAGACTAGAGCTTTATTAAAACACAGTTCTTGCTTGTTTTGTTGCATTGGAGCTTACATTCCCTCTTCAAAGAGGGAAGCAGAGTCCTAGTACctgtatataataattttttttaatttttagattaatatgagggtacacatttttaggttacattgttctcacttccaaggtcaAGTTCAAATTATACTTGAGCCCTTCACACTCAATGCTGAACACCTTCACTTTGTGTTTATTAGATGAGATCCCGCCAATCGCCCTCCCCCTCTCCtaccctctccttcctttttccctcccccttactagactatatttgtgtttttttaccattcatcagagaaattcaaatcaaagccTATATATAATAAATTTGGGAGGATAATGACATAAATTGTTGAGAAAGCACTCTGTGAAATAAGAACTAAATGTTCTAAATTGAACACATTCACACATAGCTACGTATTAAGACTTTAAGTGGGAATCTGGTACCACTATATggtgataactttttttttattattggggattcattgagggtacaataaaccataTTTATGGTGATAACTCTTAACAGTGAAATAGTTTTGGTTCTCCTCCAGCGTGGCATCCCTTCCCTTGTGTTTCTCCATGTCCGCATTGAAATGTCCCTTGCTTGTTTCATGTGCCTTATGAGGATTTGTAcactattcttattctttttatctaCAAATGCTCAGAAGTCACTTTCAGTACAGAGTTTTGATGCTTTACAACTTGTCCAGGAAATGGGCACTGTATGCTTGATGTCAGCATTAGGGTGGGCGTTAGTCTGTGTGCTGAGTCTCAGATTCCATTACCTGAGTGATCCatcttgtttttaattctctctgCTGGCTCTGTGTTCTCCAGTCCTGTATGAGTTTCTGAACGCATAAGAATCACTTGGGAGGgggattttaaaacatacagatgGCCGGGTTCCCACCCCAAActaatcagaatctctggaagtGAGACTTgagcatcagtattttttaaagctccccagaaGATTCTAATGTGCAGACTGGtttcagaaattttaatttaggATTAGAAAGGGAGATATTTTTATGCTGTTTCTTTTGGTCAAAATTCACTTCCTTGTTGGATGCCAAAAGTCAATTAATCATCTCATTCTATAGTACAGTGATACTTCCTGTGAAAATCTATTCAACAGCCCCCTAGGAGTAGTTGCTTGTGAAAGCATATTATGTAGGCTGGTTGCTGGCATAAGCATAGAAGAGGCTGCTGCAAGAATCGggcttctgggtggcgcctgtggctcagtgggtggggcgccggccctatataccaagggtggcaggttcgatcccggccctggccaaactacaacgaAAAATGGCCATGCgttatggcgggtacctgtagtcccaactactcaggaggctgaggcaggagaattgcctaagcctgggagtgggaggttgctgtgagctgtgacaccacagcactctactgagggcaacaaagtgagactctgtctcaaaaaaaaaaaaaaaagaattctgaagatAACAGTTCAGTGATTTTAACTAATTTTTCACATCATTACGCTAGGTGTCTCTAGGGAGGAATATTTCCTGGTGGCTGAGACGGATGGACACTAAAATAAACATGCCTGGGGCTATTTTATTTGAACGAATTGCTACACTCCAGAAGCATTAATACTGCTTATGCAGAGATCAATTTTGTTTCTGCTTCAGTTGTAACCCATTTCAAattgatagcaaaaataattaatgttttaCTAAAGTTTACCAACGCATAGTTTGTAAATTTTGTCAATATAAAcctattaatttcttcatttccttattcAGCTAACACTTATTGGGTGCCTACTATATGCTAGAGCTATGATATAAAATAGAATTCATTTTTGATAACTTTAAAAGCATTTTCAAGCCGTAATTAATATATCATACAATTTGCCTGTTTAAAGTGTGCTATATatgatttgcctattctggaaatTTGCTTATAGATTTTTCTAGTATGGACATTtgctataaatggaatcacatataAGTAGTCTTCTGTGTCTGATTTTTTCATTTAGCAtattgttttcaaggttcatgttATAGCAGGTATCGGTACTTAAGCATAGTTTTTTCTGCCaaataatattgtattatatgaatatatcatgttttatttgtcttttccttcAATTGATGGACGTTtggattatttctgtttttcggCTAGTATGAATAATTCTGCTACCAACATTTGTGTACGAGTTTGTCTTGAGTATattatacctaggagtggaatttctgggtcatagggTTACTCCATGATTAAGTCCATGTTGAGAAATtaccaaacttttttccaaagtggctgcatcaCTTTACATTCCCACCGGCAAGGTCTAAGAATTCTAATTTgtctacatccttgccaatattAAGTGTCGTATCAAATACTCTGTCTTTTTGACTACAGacattcttgatttttttacttttatcgaTACCTGTATAGTGTTCACAGTCCTTCGGATTTCTTTTAAGAGGGCTGTACAAACAGTAAAGAATATTGTCTACCTTGAAATTGTGCTGTTTCAATAGAATGTTTTATAGTTGTCTTTATAAGATAGAATGTAGCATGAGAGTCCTTGCAGCAAAACAAGGTTCATATCAACTCTGAATGAACTCCATGAATGAAAATGACTTCGTACATGAATGTGAAACTTCTGGCACAGACGCCTCTCAGCGTTCTGAGAACTGGGGCTGTTGAGTGAAGCTTGAGCCAGATCCTGGTGGTTGGCTTGCCTGGTCACTGTGGGAGAATACAGGGAATCAACACAACCTTTCAAAAGGCTTCCTCTTGAAATATGAAAAACACGATTGGCAGGAGTGAGGAAAAACACCAAGATGGAGCGCAGGACTGGCTCATGTTCTAAGACCGAGTAATGACCTCTGGATTAGGACATGAAAACAAGAGAGCTCTGTGTTGCTACTGCTGGCGCGAAGGACAAGCTCTGTCCTAGGCTAATAATCTTTTACTGCAGGTAACAGCTGGAGGAAGGAATGGGCGACAAAGTTGCTGACTTCAGCAAGCTGCTTATTGTCAGCCTGCCCAGAAACACACGGACTGCAGAGTTCTAATCCTGCCAGGCATTTCATCCTTTCCAACCCTGGCTACCCACCCCCCAGAATGCAAGCTCTTCCTGTCACCTAATCTTTCCCATACTCGCTCACATTCCTATATTGTTGTCTTCTTGACCTAAATCCATATAGTCTTCCTCTTTCCAAACATTTCTGTGTACCCTTTGGAACATTCATTTTCTGGTAAACAAACTCTGTTATCtttaatctcttctctgacccatCCTTCCGCCTCCTGCGCTCTCTGGAGGACCCACTCTTCCCCTAGAGCCTTCTCAAGGGGAGGGTGTTCATTTCCGTAAGTGTCAGGGGCTACACAGATCAACGTACTCCCCGCTCCCATTGCACTTACAACCCATTCCTCTTCACTTTGTCCTCGTGTGATATCCATCCTATTCAAGGTCCAGGTCACTGGTGTCGTCCATGCCTGCTGGATCTACAGTCATATTCAAGGACTGCTTTGGTACTTAGCCAAGATTTCTGCCCTCTAGACTCCTTGCATCATCTGAGTGAAGCCCATGTCCATGTGACAGTATCCCCAGACCCTACCCTCTCAGTTCTTTGACATTGTAAACTTGAATGGATCTCACATATTTGATGGACTGCACTTTATCCTCATCATCACACCAAATGTTCCCATCTCTTACATATTATATTCTAATAGCTCACTGCTTGCCATAATCTGCtaatcattttcctttctgtcttctgtATTCTATGCTTATTCTTTGGTCTCATTCTGGAACTACTTTCTCAGAAGTGAAAATGTGTActagttgggggtgggggtgggggaatgaggcCTTGATTAGATTTGGTTGGATTTAAACTCACATTTGTTGTCATTTGCCATCCTTATTTTTTATCATCTCTTATTTCTTTGGAGTTCTTTGagtcatttgggtttttttgagatgtCAGTTTGGGATCTTTGCATACCTGAGAGTGCTTTTGTGACTTTCACACATATTATATTGTCTACACACAGATTTCTTTTAattgtctcccccccccccaaaaaaaaaaaaactaaaaaaaaaaaattgctgctcAGTACTTAGGATTGCAGAGGAATATCTGGAGCCAAACTGAGTTTTCCTCCTTTGTGCTCTAGTGAATGGTAGTGGATAGTTTTTTCCCCACCTAGTACTTCTGGTTCCCTTGGGAAAATCCACATGATCCTGTTGAGCCCATCAGTAATGAGGACATGGAGGCTCTACCCCACTCCCTACTCTCACAAGGGCGGGCACATGATGAGACTGGTCAGCTAGAGAGCCACAGGTACTGGGGGCACCCATTGCTTCTCCAGAGGGGAGAGCATAGAGTTCAGAGCCCATAGAATCTCCCATGGGGTTAGTTTAGGAGTTGGGAAAAATAATTGCTTCTGTTAGGTTTGGTAATTGAAGGAATGTGAGTCTGGGACAgagtcctgggggtgggggggtggggcggTGAGGAGAGaatgaatatgaatatgaatGTAAGTAGAGGCGTACAGAACTGAAAAATAGAACACCATTTGGAGCTTAGATTAAGCTGACTCAGAAACCAAATTCATCCTGGACTAACTAGATTGCAtgaatcaaaatatttcttttttaaatttaaggtaATTTGGGTTTCTTTTACTTGCATTAGAAGGATTTTTCACCAGTAATGTTTTAGTCTATTGGTTGCTATAATAGAATATCACAGCCTAGGTaggtggtttataaacaacagaaatttatttatataaacagTTCttgaggctggaaagtccaagatacAAAGTTCTGGAGGAGACCCatttcctggttcacagatggagCATTCTTGCTGTGTCCCCATGTGGTGGAAGGGAAGAGCTAGCTTTCTGAAGTTTCTATTATGGGGGCATTAATCTGAATCATGAAGTCTCCATCCCCATGACCTAAGCACCTCCTGAAGGCCTCACCTCCTAAAACCATCTTCTCGAGGGtttaaatttcaacatgtgaattttgggagGGATATAAACATTTAAACCATAGAAAGTGGTAATAAAtccatttttccccctttggtaTATTTGTAGGATTCTTCTCCTaaccataaaatttaaaagtgtttTGCAGATTATGGGTAAGTTGAAATATTTCCTCAGTAGGTTTGCCTGAATCTATAAAATCAGAATCAGAAAGTTTTTTCTATTATGTCTTAGAATactcattttattctatttgttcttttctccatATGTTGAATAACTAAGACCAGTCATCTGTATTCACTACATTTCTTGACATttcaacattttgatttttttctctgtagtcTGAGAAAGGTTCCAAAACTTGTTCTCCATACCCTGATAGATCCTACATTGTATATTCTAGTCTTAACTATTTCCAATGAAATGTTGCCTCctattgtattatttctttgcattatttCTCTATCAAATTTggattaattattattattatttacagtttttggccagggctgggtttgaacccaccacctctggcatatggggcgctGCCCaaattcagatttatttttaaatttcagcctACTTCTCATCCTTTGCCTTTGTGTCTGTAATTTTAATGAGTCTATGTTTTCTCAAATTTGTGGAAAGGATAAGAAATTCACCTGAAACTTGTCTTCCAGTACCAAATCTTTTTCAATACATATACTTCctctccagaatattttcataagCTCTCCCTTTTTTTCTATCTATAGCTTCTTatataaagagttttttttttttgaaatcttgaACTTTATTTGAAAACAACATCTTTTGGGTCATTCATCATACAAAGTAtgaaaaacaaactaaagaaCATAGTTGTTGTTTCtgttaaagtgaaaaaaagttaAGTTGCACATACTTAATTCATGCGTCAAAACCCCCAAATCAAATCTCACTACAATGTATTTCAAAAGCAAAGCTCAAATTCATTCACTGTGGTTCAGCtgcatttcataaaatatttattgaagtaaATATCACATCTTTGGGAAATCACGTAtaaaaatcagatatttttattgtatgcACGTTAGGCACACAGGTAATAAGAGTAACAATCCTACTGTCTAGAACATAAGACAACAGTGCAGAGATTTTATGCACATGGAATAAACCTAAATGAGACCAAATATGTGATGTTTAATCACATGCATATTATATACCTAGTTTCTAAAATAATCTCCTATGATTAAAAATTCACTTATTTGAAATTATAGAGTTGATAGGGGAAATGTTGATAGGGGAAATATGCCATTAAGTATTAGTATTAATTAAAAAGCAGTATTACTTGGTGGTATTTGTGAATGGGGAGAAGAAAAGTGTTACTATATAACTATCTCGTTTTAGGGGACACAATTTAACAGTGATGTTTTctctaaagttaaaattttagcattttatCTAAGTCAAGTTACAAAAAACCAACTTggattaatattttgaatatccaCTAAACTTAGCATCTTTTCCTTCTTATACAAAGTAGCTTCTCCTAGAAATGGGATCCATAGTAAACCATCCTTTGTGGCCGCAGGTACAATCTAAAGTGGCCGAGAGACCACAGACACAGACTCATATCATTCATGATACAAAGGCACAGCAGTCTGGGTTGTAAAAACTCCTGTAACGTGACTGTTGGTAAGGGAGCTCACTGCCAGAATGCTTAGGATACATAGGTACTTGGTCAACTCCTGATATTACGGATATACAAAActacacaaaacaaaacaccctagGAATAATGAAACCCTATTCCTTATcagacctttattttttttctgttgtttcagtCTCGGACTACATCCCACACACTGCTACGTTAGGGCGGCAAACAAAAGCATCAGTTTCACTTTCCAACGCTGTTAACTGTTCCAACGAAGATACACAAGGATAACAGTCTTTTAACATTTCTGGCAATTTAGAAGCCTTTTCTTGAAGACGCCGAGAACGTCTCACTGGTGTTAAAAATTTCAgctctttaaatattaaatctgTTTTGTCAAATTGCACCTTTTTCCCACGAGTTTAACTTTTTCTTGACTCTTCATTGTTAGAATATCTACAATTATGGGTTGCAGCTCTTCAATAGGCTGAGCCCCTGACAGAATGGCCTTCTCATAGATTGCAATAATATTTTCAATAGGACTTGTGATTGGTTCAATGCGTGCAAGACATATCCAATATTTAACAAGTTTTGTGGCATCTGGAATTTTTGTAATCAGGTCATTCAGTGTGactagtatttcttcttttggacATCCCTTATCAATCAGGTTGAGGCATTCAGAAAATGTGCTGTTTACTTTATCAGTAAATAATCTTTGTTCATCTTCTTCTACCATGGTGGTCCAGAAAGATCCAACTGGCTTTTCATTTTGTCCTTCAGGCTCGCAGTGGTGAGTAACCACTGCATTAGGGGCCTTTTCAGCACTCTTCCTTCGCCAGCTTTCCACTCACTCAGACGAGCTTTTCTCTCTTCTGATGTTTCTTTGGGTCGAGATGATCTGTTATCCACAGTTGTGTTTGCTGTAGTGTATCTTCGCTGGTGAGTGGATTTTGGCTTTTCTATCAGTTTGGAATTAGAAGAGAAAGCAGGTCTGTCTATAGTTTCAGATGCTGTGTTTCTAGACAGGGCCCCGTTTCTTTTGATGTCCTGAGAAGAACTGGTTTTGATATTAGACAAAATTGGTTTGGACTGTAATAATTCTTTTTCGCAAGGTCCTTTCCGGGTTGTAATGTTGCCAGAGGTTCTACTGAAGGCTTGTTTCCTGGTGCCCTGGGTATTGTCATGGTGACTTCTAATAGGGGGTCGCACAAGTTGTGTGTTCTGAGACGTAGTGCTTACAGACTTAGTGGGAGCAGTAATATTTGAGCCTCTATCACTTTTCACTGTTACACTGCTGTTTGTAGGCTGAGGCTTTGTGGCTTTAGGAATACTTGGAAGTTTCTTTGTTGCCGCAGAACTCTCATCTTTGACTTGTAGAGGTTTTCTAAATGAATTAACCTTAGACTGAACAATTTGGCCACGATAAGATCCGAGTACAAGTTTCTTGGGCATATTAGCATCTTGCTTTGGTTTTTCtgttatctgtttctttttactattgTTTTTAAGGTGAAATACCTGGCTCAGTGTCATACGTTGACTTTGGAGATTATCATCATTTGGTAACAACCGCagaattttattattatcctCACATTTATGTGTGTCAATTATTACAGTTGAATTGGTTAATTCATTAGAAGCTTTTAAAGGAATATACTTTTTCCCCacaattgtattatttttgctCCCTGGAAGTcgatttacattttctttgttagCCATTTTTGCTTTAGGATTCAGAATTTCTGTCCTTTCTTGGCCTTGATCTTCAGAAGTTACTGCTCTTTGGCTGCGTCTAGTACTTTGTACGCTGATGGGCCCTCTGACTCGCGGGCAGCTGCCGAAGCTCACGACGCGCGTCTCAGCTTTACCTCCAACTCcctcgagttttttttttttttttttgtctttggtgGCTGTTTTATGACCTTGATGAAACCAGATGAAAAGGGTGAATTATCCCTGGATTTTCTCCCAGGGATgatttaatttcaattaaaattttccttccttccttccctccttccttccttccttccctttgcaTACCTGAGAGTGCTTTTGTGACTTTCACACATATTGTCTACACACAGGTTTCTTTTAATtgtccccccttccttcctccctccctccctctctctctttctttattttaagcTGGAGGACTGACTGGTGTACATTTGCATTACCAGCAGATTCAGGTGAGTAAAGAAGTAACATGATTCTGGGCTATTACATGAGCAAGAacttagtgttttgttttgtttttaagaacttAGTATTTATTTGTCTTCCTGTTTCTCTGAAGCTGTAGTGCTCACACCAGCTCTTTGCATATAGCTGCCCATATATTGtgactttgtcttccattcttactctgttgcccagtgcCTTGAAAGCCTTGCTTCTGCACTGTTGTTTCAGAGGAATCTTACCATGCTGCCTGCTTCCTGCTTTTCAGAACaacagcacagtgcctggaatcTCCCTGAATAGTTGATTTTGAATGTTACTATCTCAGTCAGTCTGGGCTGCTGTAAGAAAATACCATAGGCTGGgttgcttataaacaacagaaatttatttttcatggttctGGGAACTGGGAAGTCCAAGTCCAAAGTTCTGGCAGGTTCAGTGTCTGGTAagggcctgcttcctggttcacagactgtgctttcttgctgtgtcctcacatagtggAAGGGGCCAGGGGTCTCTCAGGGGCCCCTTTGTAGGGCACTAACCCTATTCACAAGGGCTCTACCCTTAAGACCAAAGGCCTCACCTTCAAACACCATGACATTGGGAACCAGGTTtcaatatgaatttgggggacacataAACATTAAGTCTATGACACTCCCCAAAATATAGTTCTCAGGAGTGTGTCCCTTTTATTCACTGTCACACCATCCTAGTCCTTATCCTTCACCGTTGTGAGCTTTCGTAGGGTTCTGCCAGGCTGTTGTCCACTTCCGTTTTTCTCATTAAAGACTCAGAAATGTCGCTAAGTGTTTATCTTTTCATCTGGTTTCATCAAGCTCATTCATAACTCGTACAAAGAATCCCTTCTCAATTTTTAGCATTAGCATGGCTGTGggttttctcccatttttatgTTCCTTTTTCCATTTCAGAGGGGTTTTATCAGGAGAGCTGAAAGTTAGGCCCAGTTTTTCCAAATGTGTCAAGTCTGTCCCCTTCATTCCACCCGCACTGTTACTGCCTCATCTTATATCTGCCCACATCTAACTCTTGTTTGCAAGGGTCTTCTGCTGGCTTTTCCTGCTTCCTTTTTGTTGCTGCTCTCCTAGTGTTGGCATTCAACTGAACGATGGCTTGAGTCCTACAAGATATGTTATAGTGTTAGAATTATATTCAGTTGAAGCCATCAGGAATGCCTCTAGTGTAGTTTAAGCAGATACTGCGACGTCTAGGGGTGGTCAGCCCAGAAGTGGTGGAGTGCCTCAGGGACACCATCACATTCAACTTCCTTCTACCTTCCTGCCCTGCCATTTTCAGAGATCTGCTGCATCTCcagctttgtgtgtgtgccaagtgagagaaagaggaaggaaaaaaggcagCGCCAGAGACTTCCGCTTATGTTTCTTTGGCTAGGAATGTGTCTCGTGGCCACTGCTAGCTGTCAGGAGTCAGAGAAATATGTCTTTTACAGACACAGAGGCAGGCAAGAAAGAAATGGGTTGGAAAAGGAGGTGGGTCGGCTAAATGCTGGTGTCTGCCACCCGCCTTCTTTGTTCCCAACACCTGTTGGTCGGAGGAAAAAACAATGATGGGCTGTGGCTCCTCTCCCAGCTCCTCACTCAAGGCCTGGAATGTCGTTTTCATACAGAGAGAAAataagggggagaggagagggacacCAGGTGGatatttctcagtttttcctttAACTACCCACTTCCAAATCTCTGTCTCTCTAAATTAAGGGATATAATGTTTCCCTCCCAATTTCTTCCACTTTATCCCATCACAATTACTTAAGAACAGGGATACACGGATTCAATAGCTGTTGAGGTTGAAATCTTCCCCTGAATTTTACATGGGTTACTTCTTCGAAGATCTGaacttccttttaaaagaattatagtCTGGTTTGGGGAGGGGTGATTTGTAAATATGTGTTTAGTCCCCAGATTTCTCGCCAGTGTCCCTGATTTTAGATAAAGATGATTTTGTGGCCCTAGATCTCCAGGACCGTTCTCTCCTTGTCTCTCGCAGCCTGGAAGGACCTTCTTTACTTCATTTTTGTCCTTTCCTTTCTGCTCTGACTGCTCCTTGGCATTTTGGATCCCTCCAGAACGTCAAGtggctttttctgcttctttt
This region of Nycticebus coucang isolate mNycCou1 chromosome 2, mNycCou1.pri, whole genome shotgun sequence genomic DNA includes:
- the LOC128596213 gene encoding LOW QUALITY PROTEIN: cytoskeleton-associated protein 2-like (The sequence of the model RefSeq protein was modified relative to this genomic sequence to represent the inferred CDS: inserted 1 base in 1 codon), with protein sequence MELAGLEAALGESMNGHKTATKDKKKKKKLEGVGGKAETRVVSFGSCPRVRGPISVQSTRRSQRAVTSEDQGQERTEILNPKAKMANKENVNRLPGSKNNTIVGKKYIPLKASNELTNSTVIIDTHKCEDNNKILRLLPNDDNLQSQRMTLSQVFHLKNNSKKKQITEKPKQDANMPKKLVLGSYRGQIVQSKVNSFRKPLQVKDESSAATKKLPSIPKATKPQPTNSSVTVKSDRGSNITAPTKSVSTTSQNTQLVRPPIRSHHDNTQGTRKQAFSRTSGNITTRKGPCEKELLQSKPILSNIKTSSSQDIKRNGALSRNTASETIDRPAFSSNSKLIEKPKSTHQRRYTTANTTVDNRSSRPKETSEERKARLSEWKAGEGRVLKRXPNAVVTHHCEPEGQNEKPVGSFWTTMVEEDEQRLFTDKVNSTFSECLNLIDKGCPKEEILVTLNDLITKIPDATKLVKYWICLARIEPITSPIENIIAIYEKAILSGAQPIEELQPIIVDILTMKSQEKVKLVGKRCNLTKQI